One window from the genome of Leishmania panamensis strain MHOM/PA/94/PSC-1 chromosome 13 sequence encodes:
- a CDS encoding hypothetical protein (TriTrypDB/GeneDB-style sysID: LpmP.13.0120) — translation MKELEELRLRNQLLRAENAELQSKLEDERTQRRQSQLDENHYSLEAKACREAIEKIDSKAQVLALHDELHHLRKKCDIYAAALEESRSYFFEMKRLYMEVSPHLRSFSGDAPAHHAAPS, via the coding sequence ATGAAGGAGCTTGAAGAGCTGCGGTTGCGGAACCAGTTGCTGAGGGCTGAAAAtgcggagctgcagagcaAACTCGAAGATGAGCGAACGCAACGGCGCCAATCCCAGCTTGACGAGAACCACTACAGCTTGGAAGCCAAGGCGTGTCGCGAGGCTATTGAAAAGATCGACTCCAAGGCTCAGGTGTTAGCGCTTCATGATGAGCTGCATCATCTGCGGAAGAAGTGCGACATCTACGCGGCGGCGTTGGAGGAGTCGCGGAGTTACTTCTTCGAGATGAAGCGGCTGTACATGGAGGTGTCGCCGCATCTGCGCTCGTTCTCCGGCGATGCTCCGGCGCACCACGCGGCGCCCTCgtga